In a single window of the Callithrix jacchus isolate 240 chromosome 1, calJac240_pri, whole genome shotgun sequence genome:
- the RTN4R gene encoding reticulon-4 receptor, whose amino-acid sequence MKRASSGGSRLLAWVLWLQAWRVAAPCPGACVCYNEPKVTTSCPQQGLLAVPAGIPATSQRIFLHGNRISHVPAASFRACRNLTILWLHSNVLARIDAAAFAGLALLEQLDLSDNAQLRSVDPATFHGLGRLHTLHLDRCGLQELGLGLFRGLAALQYLYLQDNALQALPDDTFRDLGNLTHLFLHGNRISSVPERAFRGLHSLDRLLLHQNRVAHVHPHAFRDLGRLMTLYLFANNLSALPTEALVPLRALQYLRLNDNPWVCDCRARPLWGWLQKFRGSSSEVPCTLPQRLAGRDLKRLAASDLEGCAVAARPYHPIWTGRATSEEPLGLPKCCQPDAADKASVLEPGRPASAGNALKGRVPPGDSPPGNGSGPRHINDSPFGTLPGSAEPPLTAVRPEGSQPPGFPTSGPRRRPGCSRKNRTRSHCRLGQAGSGGSGTGDSEGSGALPSLACSLAPLGLALVLWTVLGSC is encoded by the coding sequence GGAGCCGGCTGCTGGCATGGGTGCTGTGGCTGCAGGCCTGGCGGGTGGCAGCCCCGTGCCCAGGTGCCTGTGTGTGCTACAATGAGCCCAAGGTGACAACGAGCTGCCCCCAGCAAGGCCTGCTGGCTGTGCCCGCGGGCATCCCGGCCACCAGCCAGCGCATCTTCCTGCACGGCAACCGCATCTCACATGTGCCAGCCGCCAGCTTCCGCGCCTGCCGCAACCTCACCATCCTGTGGCTGCACTCGAACGTGCTGGCCCGAATCGACGCAGCCGCCTTTGCCGGCCTAGCCCTGCTGGAGCAGCTGGACCTCAGCGACAACGCGCAGCTCCGGTCCGTGGACCCTGCCACGTTCCACGGCCTGGGCCGCCTGCACACGCTGCACCTGGACCGTTGCGGcctgcaggagctgggcctgggcctgttCCGTGGCCTGGCTGCCCTGCAGTACCTCTACCTGCAGGACAACGCGCTGCAGGCACTGCCTGACGACACCTTCCGCGACCTGGGCAACCTCACGCACCTCTTCCTGCACGGCAACCGCATCTCCAGTGTGCCCGAGCGCGCCTTCCGCGGCCTGCACAGCCTCGACCGCCTCCTGCTGCACCAGAACCGCGTGGCCCACGTGCACCCACACGCCTTCCGTGACCTCGGCCGTCTCATGACGCTCTATCTGTTTGCCAACAATCTATCAGCGCTGCCCACTGAGGCCCTGGTGCCCCTGCGTGCCCTGCAGTACCTGAGGCTCAATGACAACCCCTGGGTGTGTGACTGCCGGGCACGCCCACTCTGGGGCTGGCTGCAGAAGTTCCGTGGCTCTTCCTCGGAAGTGCCCTGCACCCTACCCCAACGCCTGGCCGGCCGAGACCTCAAGCGCCTAGCTGCCAGTGACCTGGAGGGCTGCGCTGTGGCTGCCAGGCCCTACCACCCCATCTGGACTGGTCGGGCCACCAGCGAGGAGCCACTGGGGCTTCCCAAATGCTGCCAGCCAGACGCTGCCGACAAGGCCTCAGTGCTAGAGCCTGGGAGACCGGCCTCGGCAGGCAATGCGCTGAAGGGGCGCGTGCCGCCTGGTGACAGCCCGCCGGGCAACGGCTCCGGCCCACGGCACATCAACGACTCCCCCTTTGGGACTCTGCCTGGCTCTGCCGAGCCCCCGCTCACCGCAGTGCGGCCCGAGGGCTCCCAGCCACCCGGGTTTCCCACCTCAGGCCCTCGCCGGAGGCCAGGCTGTTCCCGCAAGAACCGCACCCGCAGCCACTGCCGTCTGGGCCAGGCAGGCAGCGGGGGCAGTGGGACTGGTGACTCGGAGGGCTCAGGTGCCCTGCCCAGCCTCGCCTGCAGCCTTGCCCCCCTGGGCCTGGCGCTGGTGCTGTGGACAGTGCTGGGGTCCTGCTGA